A region from the Canis lupus baileyi chromosome 27, mCanLup2.hap1, whole genome shotgun sequence genome encodes:
- the CRYBB3 gene encoding beta-crystallin B3, whose product MAEQHGAPEQAAAGKSHGGLGGSYKVIVYEMENFQGKRCELSAECPNLTESLLEKVGSIQVESGPWLAFERRAFRGEQFVLEKGDYPRWDAWSNSHHSDSLLSLRPLHIDGPDHKLHLFENPAFSGRKMEIVDDDVPSLWAHGFQDRVASIRAVNGTWVGYEFPGYRGRQYVFERGEYRHWNEWDANQPQLQSVRRIRDQKWHKRGCFLSS is encoded by the exons ATGGCTGAACAGCACGGAGCTCCGGAGCAGGCTGCAGCTGGCAAGAGCCATGGAGGCCTAGGGGGCAGCTACAAG GTGATCGTGTACGAAATGGAGAACTTCCAGGGCAAGCGGTGCGAGCTCTCGGCTGAGTGCCCCAACCTGACAGAGAGCCTGCTGGAGAAGGTGGGCTCCATCCAGGTGGAGTCTGGGCC GTGGCTGGCGTTCGAGCGCAGAGCCTTCCGCGGGGAGCAGTTTGTCCTGGAGAAGGGCGATTACCCTCGCTGGGATGCCTGGTCCAACAGCCACCACAGTGACAGCCTCCTGTCCCTCCGGCCTCTGCACATC gatgGCCCAGATCACAAGCTGCACCTGTTCGAGAACCCAGCCTTCAGCGGCCGCAAGATGGAGATAGTGGACGACGACGTGCCCAGCCTCTGGGCGCACGGCTTCCAGGACCGCGTGGCGAGCATCCGGGCCGTCAACGGGAC GTGGGTCGGCTATGAGTTCCCGGGCTACCGCGGGCGCCAGTACGTGTTCGAGCGGGGCGAGTACCGCCACTGGAACGAGTGGGACGCTAACCAGCCGCAGCTGCAGTCCGTGCGCCGCATCCGGGACCAGAAGTGGCACAAGCGGGGCTGCTTCCTCAGCAGCTGA